Proteins encoded together in one Impatiens glandulifera chromosome 1, dImpGla2.1, whole genome shotgun sequence window:
- the LOC124916440 gene encoding bZIP transcription factor 53-like, translating into MNPKEGIEERKKRRRISNRNSARKSRMKKQQQMDTLQIEITKMESEKVVLKEQIDLVAGNYFEMESENKVLKAQYDELTERLQSLNSFLKMIGFVNGYEIEIPEMPQTLVEPWQLPCSNGVANTGMFKC; encoded by the coding sequence ATGAACCCAAAAGAGGGAATTGaggagaggaagaagaggaggaggataTCGAACAGGAATTCAGCTAGAAAGTCTCGGATGAAGAAACAGCAGCAAATGGATACGCTTCAGATTGAAATAACAAAGATGGAATCGGAGAAGGTTGTGTTGAAGGAACAGATTGATTTGGTTGCAGGAAATTACTTTGAAATGGAATCTGAGAATAAGGTATTGAAGGCACAGTATGATGAATTGACTGAAAGGTTGCAATCTCTTAATTCGTTTTTGAAGATGATTGGTTTTGTTAATGGTTATGAAATTGAGATTCCTGAAATGCCTCAAACTTTGGTGGAGCCATGGCAGCTTCCTTGTTCAAATGGAGTAGCTAATACAGGCATGTTCAAGTGTTGA
- the LOC124916451 gene encoding calvin cycle protein CP12-1, chloroplastic-like, whose amino-acid sequence MATLSSTTLVNQTPRFPFKASASPNLIKVQSLNRPWRQLISGFSPIRIGVDRSLVVAAAAPDSLSEKVAKSVQDAEGLCSDKPESGECVAAWDEVEELSAAASHARDKKKTTTPLDEFCKDNPNDEECRTYED is encoded by the coding sequence ATGGCAACTCTTTCTAGCACCACTCTCGTAAACCAAACACCAAGGTTCCCATTCAAGGCATCGGCATCACCAAATCTCATTAAGGTTCAATCTTTGAACCGCCCATGGCGACAGTTAATATCTGGATTCAGTCCAATCCGTATAGGCGTCGATCGTAGCCTAGTGGTTGCAGCAGCAGCACCGGATAGCCTGTCGGAGAAGGTGGCGAAGAGTGTTCAGGATGCAGAGGGCCTCTGCTCCGACAAACCCGAGAGCGGCGAATGCGTTGCAGCGTGGGATGAGGTGGAGGAGCTGAGCGCGGCGGCGAGCCATGCAAGGGACAAGAAGAAGACAACTACGCCTTTAGACGAGTTTTGTAAAGATAACCCAAATGATGAAGAGTGTCGCACTTATGAAGATTAG
- the LOC124916459 gene encoding probable cytochrome c oxidase subunit 5C-1, whose product MSGPRLAHATLKGPSVVKELVIGSVLGLFCGGLWKMHHWNEQRKTRAFYDLLEKGEITVIAAEQ is encoded by the coding sequence ATGTCTGGACCTAGGCTTGCTCATGCTACTTTGAAGGGACCGAGTGTTGTGAAGGAGTTAGTGATTGGATCTGTGCTAGGGTTGTTTTGTGGTGGCTTGTGGAAGATGCATCACTGGAATGAACAGAGGAAGACTAGAGCTTTCTACGATTTGCTAGAGAAGGGTGAAATCACAGTCATTGCCGCAGAGCAATGA